Within the Drosophila melanogaster chromosome 3R genome, the region TCCGACCCACAAAGCAATGGTCACATTGCCACGCCGGTGAGAGGCAAAAAGTTGACAATTCGAGGAAAAGCTGAAACTCTCGAAGGATATGGAAGATCTGGAACTGTATTTGGTGGATTCCCTGAAGGCGCTGTCCTTCCAAGGGCACTGCCAAAAGCAGGAAAATCTGAGTCGTGCCCTGGACGCGGGTATTGAAAGTCCAGACATGCAAGAGGTGGTTCTTTGGCTCGCCCACGAATTGCACATTTTGCGGAAAACCGATGAGCGGGTGAATCAGGGCAAAGCCCTTAACAAAGACTTTTCCTTCGAGCTGTCTCTGCTACTCACGGAACTTGGCTGCCCGTACCGCGAGCTGGTGCAGGGACCCATAGAGCAGCGATTCAAGAGCCGTATGGCACTGGTGCAGCTGCTGGAGTACCTCACATCCGAACTGATGACCACCAAAATGGTTCTGAAGGCCCAGCCCGTGGGTCCACCCTGCAAACGATCGAAGGTGGACACGAATGTCCAACAGGTTGTCGAAAACTTAGCCAAGGATCTTCAGCTGGGCGAAGTGCCTAAGAACATCAATACCAAGATGCTTTTCGAGAAGATAACTCCCCGCTTGGAGCAGGCCATTAAAAAAACCAATCCCCAAGTGCTCAGCGAACCGCTGTTGAAGCTTAAGAAGCCCTTGACTGATGCACAATGGCAATTGTTGGAGACCCTGCACCGAGAACTGGAGGCGGAGTACAATTTGCGCAGGCAGATGATGTCCACGCGTCTGGAGGCCACTGTACAAAGCTTTCAGTGGTCGGAGTCTATGCGTCAGCGCTCCAATGAGATCATGGATCGATTCAATCGCAAGATGAGGGAGCTGGATCAGTTTAAAGTGGGCGGAAAGCAAACCGACTTGGTCGCCCTGTTGGCAGCTCGCTCAGATCTGGCCATCATTGAGAAGACAAGCTCAGCGAATGTGAGAAAGAATACGGCTTCCAAAATCCAAAAGCATGTGATTGGTCGGGTACCCGATCGCGGAGGCAGGGCCAATGAGCATGCTCCTCCGCCACCAGAGATGCCCTCGTGGCAGCAGCAAAGGGCTAGTGGTCCTCCAGGTGGCGGACGCGGTGGAGGAGGTAATTTCAGAGGAGGCaggggcggcggcggcggtggcggcttcggtggaggaagaggaggtggaggaggaggtggaggtggcAACTGGCAGCAgcctcagcagcagcagcagcaacatcaaaaCCAAAGTTACGAACAACGTGACCGCAGCGATAGAAA harbors:
- the CG5913 gene encoding uncharacterized protein; translation: MEDLELYLVDSLKALSFQGHCQKQENLSRALDAGIESPDMQEVVLWLAHELHILRKTDERVNQGKALNKDFSFELSLLLTELGCPYRELVQGPIEQRFKSRMALVQLLEYLTSELMTTKMVLKAQPVGPPCKRSKVDTNVQQVVENLAKDLQLGEVPKNINTKMLFEKITPRLEQAIKKTNPQVLSEPLLKLKKPLTDAQWQLLETLHRELEAEYNLRRQMMSTRLEATVQSFQWSESMRQRSNEIMDRFNRKMRELDQFKVGGKQTDLVALLAARSDLAIIEKTSSANVRKNTASKIQKHVIGRVPDRGGRANEHAPPPPEMPSWQQQRASGPPGGGRGGGGNFRGGRGGGGGGGFGGGRGGGGGGGGGNWQQPQQQQQQHQNQSYEQRDRSDRNDQQWISGSGRVQGTGWNPQGGRDGGGRDGGGRDGGGRDGGGRGRGGGGGRGGYRGGYR